Proteins encoded in a region of the Vicia villosa cultivar HV-30 ecotype Madison, WI linkage group LG5, Vvil1.0, whole genome shotgun sequence genome:
- the LOC131606707 gene encoding protein VASCULATURE COMPLEXITY AND CONNECTIVITY-like, producing the protein MARVGGIFLCLLIVIMDVAAGILGFEAETAQNKVKHLKVWIFECREPSHDAFMLGLGAAVLLGLSHVIANLIGGCSCVCSQQEFEKASSNKQLSVLCLILTWVVAAAGLSMLVIGSMSNNRADGSCGFSHHHFLSIGGISCFVHGLFCVIYYVSATASMD; encoded by the exons ATGGCTAGAGTAGGAGGCATATTTCTTTGTCTCCTCATTGTTATCATGGATGTAGCAGCTGGGATTCTGGGCTTCGAAGCTGAAACAGCACAAAACAAG GTTAAGCATTTGAAGGTGTGGATATTTGAGTGTAGAGAGCCAAGTCATGATGCTTTCATGCTGGGGTTGGGTGCTGCAGTGCTTTTGGGACTATCTCATGTTATAGCCAACTTGATAGGTGGCTGTAGTTGTGTTTGTTCTCAACAAGAATTTGAGAAAGCTTCCTCCAACAAACAACTATCTGTGCTTTGCCTTATTTTAACCTG GGTGGTGGCGGCGGCGGGATTGTCAATGCTGGTGATAGGGTCCATGTCAAACAACAGGGCAGATGGTTCTTGTGGTTTCTCACACCATCACTTTCTGTCCATTGGTGGGATTTCCTGTTTTGTCCATGGTTTATTCTGTGTTATATATTACGTTTCTGCTACTGCCTCTATGGATTAG